One genomic window of Pelmatolapia mariae isolate MD_Pm_ZW linkage group LG5, Pm_UMD_F_2, whole genome shotgun sequence includes the following:
- the ywhaba gene encoding 14-3-3 protein beta/alpha-A codes for MDKSDLVQKAKLAEQAERYDDMAAAMKAVTEQGAELSNEERNLLSVAYKNVVGARRSSWRVISSIEQKTEGNEKKQQMARDYRVKIEGELQEICNDVLSLLDKFLIPNASQAESKVFYLKMKGDYFRYLSEVASGDSKKNTVENSQMAYQDAFDISKKEMQPTHPIRLGLALNFSVFYYEILNSPEQACSLAKQAFDEAIAELDTLNEDSYKDSTLIMQLLRDNLTLWTSENQGDEGEAGDGEN; via the exons ATGGATAAGAGCGACCTGGTGCAGAAAGCCAAGCTGGCAGAGCAGGCCGAGCGCTATGACGACATGGCGGCTGCCATGAAGGCTGTGACAGAGCAGGGCGCAGAGCTCAGCAACGAGGAGCGCAACCTGCTCTCTGTCGCCTACAAGAACGTG GTGGGGGCACGCCGTTCATCCTGGCGCGTCATCTCCAGCATCGAGCAGAAGACGGAGGGGAACGAGAAGAAACAGCAGATGGCCCGTGATTACCGTGTGAAGATCGAGGGTGAACTTCAAGAAATCTGCAATGACGTGCTG AGCCTGCTCGACAAATTCCTCATTCCCAACGCATCTCAAGCGGAGAGCAAGGTGTTCTACCTCAAAATGAAAGGAGACTACTTTAGATACCTGTCAGAGGTGGCCTCTGGGGACTCAAAGAAGA ATACGGTGGAGAACTCTCAGATGGCCTACCAGGATGCCTTCGACATCAGCAAGAAGGAAATGCAGCCAACACACCCCATCCGGCTGGGCCTAGCCCTCAACTTCTCCGTCTTCTACTACGAAATCCTCAACTCGCCCGAGCAGGCCTGCTCTTTGGCTAAGCAG GCTTTCGATGAGGCAATCGCCGAGCTCGACACCTTGAACGAGGACTCGTACAAAGACAGCACGCTGATCATGCAGCTACTAAGGGACAACCTCACT ctgtGGACATCGGAAAACCAGGGAGATGAGGGTGAGGCCGGCGATGGAGAGAACTAG